A single genomic interval of Pomacea canaliculata isolate SZHN2017 linkage group LG5, ASM307304v1, whole genome shotgun sequence harbors:
- the LOC112564338 gene encoding protein O-GlcNAcase-like, with amino-acid sequence MTGTDSIQTKNTGDFTVGIVEGFYGMPWSAEQRKILFGWMQKMGLNTYMYAPKDDYKHRAHWRDLYSVEEADNLGNLIESAHEHGVTFVYAISPGLDISFSNSKDVMALKRKLEQVATFGCRAFALLFDDIEPELSEADRGVFSSFAFAQVSVANEVYEYLNQPKFLFCPTEYCASRAMPNVQSSMYLSTLGSKLLPGIDVMWTGCKVISKKITVQTLEEITRVLRRAPVIWDNIHANDYDPRRVYLGPYDGRSPDIIPYIRGVLSNPNCEFENNFVACHTLGQWSKSNLDGVKKDILNERLSPVAADIKLETESDLGSDDDITSHIGQPYKPRRALKLAIRDWLEEFKVTRHPPRRNVPLNLPLPFGVPPEVPSGMPSMAPPPPSLSTLSALSTPLCLPIANGLPPVSIPVPDIVKTCTITTPTTITPSTSLACSASGHMEILPLMVASSSITPCLDPASGILASPSNLIPLSQPVNALAQDCSPTELDNLSDSSTEMEAMECVPCSSNVTPTMASGASKADSVESLMQVEVCSNCDNNKPENSLPELVPDTVTIDDICLLVDFFYLPFEYGSKSIYVLNSLNWLIENLHQVKRNRRDTDEFKAWETQADDFEKVVVATDRLLKRLFYSSNKSLLCSLHTYLWDLKSTLSVCLAYVKWLKNGLIPDVSLLPSTKVTTWFSEGYKEAFVSGDMEPWVFRGGLQHELQRLLPLATAHDLFFIRPPDIIVPLTARFRLYRSEDEEQIYDICLKTCDDGMDGTDVFPENPRLIGDRLVGRFLALSPEFCFVVEDEQGVCGYALGARDAKEFLACSQSSWVQAMCEKYPKPLKDDLSPAEEVMISFHGKMLEVPDEVHKCYPSVMRLDVLAHRMCDPAVPRRLLACILCALKAVGSYGVHVELNPGDKYMADFYVKLGFVPITTNAQNLSEEVVYMGRPF; translated from the exons ATGACGGGGACAGATTCTATACAAACGAAGAACACCGGCGATTTTACAGTTGGAATTGTTGAAG GGTTTTATGGCATGCCATGGAGTGCCgagcaaagaaaaattctttttggATG GATGCAGAAGATGGGTTTAAACACTTACATGTATGCTCCAAAAGATGATTACAAGCACAGAGCTCATTGGAGGGACTTGTATTCTGTGGAAGAAGCAG ATAACCTTGGAAATCTTATTGAAAGTGCCCATGAACATggtgtgacatttgtttatgcAATATCACCTGGTCTAGATATTTCCTTCTCCAATTCAAAAGACGTGAtggctttaaaaagaaaacttgagcAG GTGGCTACATTTGGTTGTAGGGCTTTTGCACTACTTTTTGATGACATTGAACCAGAGTTGTCTGAGGCAGACCGTGGGGTCTTTTCATCTTTTGCATTTGCACAGGTGTCTGTAGCCAACGAAGTGTATGAGTATCTAAATCAgccaaagtttcttttttgccCTACAG AATACTGTGCCTCAAGAGCCATGCCTAATGTACAGTCATCCATGTATCTGAGCACTCTTGGTTCCAAACTTCTGCCTGGTATTGATGTCATGTGGAcag GTTGCAAAGTGATCAGTAAGAAGATAACAGTGCAGACCTTGGAAGAAATTACCAGGGTGTTGCGACGTGCACCAGTCATATGGGACAACATACATGCTAATGACTATGACCCAAGACGTGTCTATTTAGGACCTTACGATGGTCGTTCGCCAGATATTATTCCATACATCCGTGGCGTGTTGAGCAACCCTAACTGTGAATTTGAGAACAACTTTGTTGCTTGTCACACGCTTGGCCAGTGGAGCAAATCCAATCTGGATGGAGTGAAGAAAGATATCTTAA ATGAGCGTCTGAGTCCAGTAGCTGCGGATATCAAACTTGAAACAGAGAGTGACTTGGGATCTGATGATGATATAACTTCACACATAGGTCAGCCCTACAAACCTAGGCGAGCACTTAAATTAGCCATAAGGGATTGGTTAGAGGAGTTCAAAGTCACACGCCACCCACCCAGAAGAAATGTGCCTTTAAACTTACCTTTACCCTTTGGTGTACCACCAGAGGTGCCTTCGGGAATGCCATCTatggcaccaccaccaccatccttgTCTACCCTATCAGCCTTGTCAACACCACTGTGTCTACCTATTGCCAATGGACTTCCTCCTGTCAGCATACCAGTTCCTGACATTGTGAAGACCTGCACCATCACCACACCTACCACCATCACCCCATCAACCTCTTTAGCTTGTAGTGCTTCAGGTCATATGGAGATCCTCCCTCTTATGGTTGCCAGTTCCAGTATTACACCTTGCCTGGATCCTGCTTCTGGTATTCTGGCCAGCCCATCAAATCTGATCCCATTGTCACAACCTGTCAATGCTCTGGCACAGGACTGTTCGCCCACAGAACTGGACAATCTCTCTGACTCCAGTACTGAAATGGAAGCTATGGAGTGTGTCCCATGTTCATCAAATGTGACCCCTACCATGGCTTCTGGTGCCAGCAAAGCAGACTCTGTTGAGAGCTTGATGCAGGTGGAAGTGTGCAGTAACTGTGATAATAATAAACCTGAAAATTCTTTACCAGAGCTTGTTCCAGATACAGTGACAATAGACGACATTTGCCTGTTGGTGGATTTCTTCTATCTGCCTTTTGAGTATGGATCTAAGTCTATATATGTGTTAAATTCTCTTAACTGGCTGATTGAAAATTTGCATCAAGTCAAACGGAACAGGAGAGATACTGATGAG TTTAAGGCATGGGAGACTCAGGCTGATGACTTTGAAAAGGTGGTTGTTGCAACTGATCGCTTGCTAAAGAGACTATTTTATTCATCCAATAAGTCCTTGTTGTGCAGTCTGCATACTTACCTATGGGATTTAAAGAGCACCCTGTCAGTCTGTCTTGCCTACGTCAAATGGCTTA AAAATGGTTTGATACCAGATGTTTCACTGCTGCCAAGTACAAAGGTCACCACAT GGTTTTCTGAAGGCTATAAGGAAGCCTTTGTGAGTGGAGATATGGAGCCCTGGGTTTTTCGAGGTGGCCTTCAGCATGAGCTGCAA CGACTGTTGCCACTAGCAACGGCTCATGACTTGTTTTTCATCAGACCGCCAGATATTATCGTGCCTTTAACTGCACGATTCCGACTATATCGCTCAGAAGATGAG GAACAAATATATGACATCTGCCTGAAGACATGTGATGATGGAATGgatggaacagatgtgtttccTGAAAATCCTAGGCTTATTGGCGACAG GTTGGTGGGACGGTTCTTGGCACTGTCACCAGAATTCTGCTTTGTGGTGGAGGATGAGCAAGGTGTATGTGGCTATGCACTAGGTGCTCGTGATGCCAAGGAGTTTTTGGCTTGCAGTCAGTCATCATGGGTGCAAGCCATGTGTGAAAAATATCCGAAGCCACTCAAAGATGACTTGTCACCAGCTGAG GAGGTGATGATAAGTTTCCATGGCAAGATGCTTGAGGTGCCAGATGAGGTGCACAAATGCTACCCTTCAGTCATGCGGCTTGATGTTCTTGCCCATCGTATGTGTGATCCTGCAGTTCCTCGCCGCCTGCTGGCATGCATACTGTGTGCACTGAAGGCAGTAGGCTCATATGGTGTTCATGTAGAACTCAATCCTGGAGACAAGTATATGGCTGACTTTTATGTTAAACTGGGCTTTGTTCCCATTACCACTAATGCTCAAAATCTTTCTGAAGAGGTGGTGTACATGGGACGTCCTTTTTGA
- the LOC112564068 gene encoding insulin-like growth factor 1 receptor, whose amino-acid sequence MEICSLKNHISNPRKEFSLRQLLEFGVQVAEGLRFLTDKDITHRDLAARNCMVDATNTVKITDAVFSWDFYGEEYMFDSSRDRFLPIRWMAPESLMDGYYDRHSDVWSCGIVLWELLTRGCLPYHEASDSQVKEYVIHGYFLGKPINCPDKVYDLMRQCWNVESSERPSISKVIMVLSEELTGEVHSEDIYMNMVMVEGMYENQQSLDKVKRRAPLPP is encoded by the exons ATGGAGATCTGTTCGCTGAAGAATCACATCAGTAATCCTCGAAAG GAGTTCAGTTTGCGGCAGCTACTTGAGTTTGGTGTACAGGTGGCAGAGGGGCTTCGTTTTCTGACGGACAAAGACATCACACATCGAGATCTGGCAGCTCGTAATTGTAT GGTCGATGCAACAAATACAGTCAAAATCACAGATGCAGTTTTTTCATGGGACTTCTATGGAGAGGAGTATATGTTTGACAGCTCACGAGATCGCTTCCTACCGATTAGGTGGATGGCACCAGAAAGTCTTATGGATGGCTACTATGACAGACATTCTGACGTG TGGTCCTGTGGTATTGTGTTGTGGGAGCTTCTTACAAGAGGCTGCTTACCGTACCATGAAGCTTCTGACTCACAAGTGAAAGAATATGTCATTCATGGCTATTTTCTTGGGAAGCCCATAAACTGCCCAGACAAAGT TTATGACCTAATGAGACAGTGCTGGAATGTAGAGAGCAGTGAGCGACCCAGCATCTCCAAAGTCATCATGGTTCTGTCGGAAGAACTGACTGGAGAAGTTCACTCGGAAGACATTTACATGAACATGGTGATGGTAGAGGGAATGTATGAAAATCAGCAGTCCCTTGACAAGGTCAAGAGGAGAGCACCTCTACCTCCttaa
- the LOC112564069 gene encoding uncharacterized protein LOC112564069 encodes MADISRHQVAFTNLGQRLSVQSSHGLWDGNDTVIIFKTSPSSATGSRFLQISWGVLYCPFPSKLSFSYHLNPVLSSLPNVSMHVSGGCGFPLRGSNLDCVTVSRLFVTNSVTKKSESALCRSGAQELFCFTPNITQNRVSSNDSFYYTVNLDEIFYPNQSLVTVVDDPVVDSIGDVSFSPEFEKQISITGSHFTGGCSEEEITIFVGVLRCKITFISENKLTCTPPSSPLDGFSKFPVKVQIGNYRKTVGNLLYLKFWKTQYFIGIMCGIGAFIILVIVVAVIISCYRHRKSQQGLSRSQPKDSERIVTASDNHYTQLQIINSGFEDYVQSVNITREPKLTLPPNLTETELMKEFLQRIDPSLMESVKASIISGSQLVPGKTWVNAGKYAQIIDGLLPCPIPLQRTKSSLKL; translated from the exons atggcagacaTATCCAGACATCAAGTAGCCTTTACAAATCTGGGACAGAGATTATCAGTTCAAAGCTCACATGGCTTGTGGGATGG CAATGACACTGTGATCATCTTTAAGACATCTCCAAGTTCAGCAACAGGTTCCAGATTTTTACAGATCAGCTGGGGTGTTCTTTATTGCCCTTTCCCTTCAAAGCTGTCTTTTAGCTATCATCTGAATCCTGTTCTCTCATCTTTACCAAATGTGTCCATGCATGTCAG TGGTGGATGTGGCTTCCCACTCCGAGGATCTAATTTAGACTGTGTGACAGTTTCACGGCTATTTGTGACTAATTCAGTTACCAAAAAATCTGAATCTGCA CTTTGCCGCAGTGGCGCACAAGAACTATTCTGCTTCACCCCAAACATTACACAGAACCGTGTTTCATCTAATGACAGCTTCTACTATACGGTTAATCTGGATGAGATCTTTTACCCAAACCAAAGCTTAGTAACAGTTGTGGATGACCCAGTTGTTGACAGCATAGGAGATGTCTCGTTTTCACCAGAGTTTGAGAAGCAAATTTCCATTACA GGATCACATTTCACTGGCGGATGCTCAGAAGAGGAGATTACCATCTTTGTTGGTGTGCTCCGTTGTAAAATTACCTTTATTTCTGAGAATAAGCTCACATGCACTCCACCCTCCAGTCCTTTGGATGGCTTCTCCAAGTTTCCAGTTAAG GTTCAAATAGGGAATTACAGGAAGACAGTTGGAAATCTGCTCTACCTTAAATTCTGGAAGACACAATACTTTATTGGCATCATGTGTGGAATTGGAGCTTTTATAATCCTGGTGATTGTTGTTGCAGTAATCATCAGTTGCTATCGCCACAGAAAGTCACAACAGGGTCTTTCGCGGAGTCAGCCAAAAGATTCAGAAAGAATAGTGACTGCTTCTGATAACCATTATACACAGT tgcaAATTATCAACAGTGGATTTGAGGATTATGTTCAGTCTGTAAACATTACCCGTGAACCCAAACTGACACTTCCTCCAAACTTAACAGAAACAGAACTGATGAAAGAATTTCTCCAGCGTATTGATCCCAGTTTAATGGAGTCAGTGAAAGCCAGTATTATTAGTGGCAGTCAGCTTGTGCCTGGCAAAACATGGGTAAATGCAG GAAAATATGCTCAGATTATTGATGGACTTTTGCCATGTCCAATTCCTCTCCAACGAACAAAGTCCTCATTAAAACTCTGA